In the Acropora muricata isolate sample 2 chromosome 10, ASM3666990v1, whole genome shotgun sequence genome, one interval contains:
- the LOC136887656 gene encoding uncharacterized protein, with protein MSMATNYRYEVERPGTKSLRKAMKRQEERIKNDELNSEQEAKVKSEIRVNQISEWMEKQEENSENRMLKQWAEDTKEELSLANKELTAVRKAQLRKLLYTEQSIYEMELKNQGKAFYIKRT; from the exons ATGTCGATGGCAACAAATTATAGGTACGAGGTGGAACGACCAGGAACGAAAAGTCTCCGAAAAGCTATGAAACGACAGGAGGAAAGAATAAAG AATGATGAGCTGAATTCCGAACAAGAAGCAAAAGTGAAGAG cgaGATAAGAGTCAATCAAATCTCAGAATGGATGGAAAAGCAAGAGGAG AACAGTGAAAATCGGATGTTGAAACAATGGGCTGAGGACACAAAGGAAGAGCTTTCTCTGGCAAACAAAGAATTGACAGCT GTCAGGAAAGCCCAGCTTCGAAAATTGTTGTATACAGAACAGTCAATTTATGAAATGGAGCTCAAAAATCAAGGCAAAGCATTTTACATCAAGAGAACATAA
- the LOC136887655 gene encoding neuropeptide FF receptor 1-like: MADVNHNSSNISQLDGRNLVFNNDALTVLTRSSSLKEAPVSFGVVLAMGILLILLGIAVNATICFIMLQKKRYKKNNSNFFILHLSVTELVIRLLIFPLVVYSLTVLSAMSTLQCKLLTSLTTILGSSIFVTLVAIAFDRYQNIADPMMTFKSRRRPVQAALLVWLYSIVMSIPSTISVRSISVKESNGKDCRNCQEKTCLIPQDTLGQLSSIWYFIFAFFVPLLVIFTLYAKIATLLRQRDNDGAFHKVATRSKRKAIRMLIATVFGYFFSFGPDVVFSVTRSYGFFKNTSFTVTFLSVTIVELSMYTSSLINPLIYAYYNRAFRRELQILLCMKCSYDRKKSAPNIINIKLD; encoded by the coding sequence ATGGCAGATGTAAATCACAATTCATCAAATATTTCACAACTGGACGGTCGAAACCTAGTATTCAACAATGACGCTTTAACAGTTTTGACGCGTTCGAGTTCCTTGAAAGAGGCACCAGTGTCGTTTGGTGTGGTACTAGCCATGGGAATTCTCCTTATCCTTTTGGGAATTGCCGTAAATGCAACCATCTGTTTCATTATGCTTCAGAAAAAACGCTACAAAAAGAACAACTCGAATTTCTTTATCTTGCATTTGTCTGTAACAGAACTAGTCATTCGCCTACTGATTTTTCCTCTAGTGGTATATTCTCTGACCGTATTATCAGCTATGAGCACGTTGCAATGCAAACTCTTGACATCTTTAACTACAATATTGGGATCGTCCATTTTTGTCACTCTAGTCGCGATTGCATTTGACCGATACCAAAATATCGCAGATCCAATGATGACTTTCAAATCGAGGAGAAGGCCTGTCCAAGCTGCTTTGCTGGTTTGGTTGTACTCAATAGTTATGTCCATCCCGAGTACTATAAGTGTGAGGAGTATCTCTGTCAAAGAATCCAATGGAAAAGACTGCAGAAACTGTCAGGAGAAGACATGTCTTATTCCGCAAGATACACTTGGCCAGCTCTCTTCAATTTGGTACTTTATTTTCGCCTTTTTTGTTCCACTCCTTGTTATTTTCACGCTTTACGCAAAAATAGCAACTCTATTACGCCAACGAGACAACGACGGTGCTTTTCACAAAGTGGCTACCAGATCAAAGAGGAAGGCCATTCGGATGTTAATTGCAACGGTATTTGGGTACTTCTTCTCATTCGGACCTGATGTTGTTTTCAGCGTAACGAGATCTTATGGCTTCTTCAAAAATACCTCGTTCACTGTAACGTTTCTCTCCGTCACCATAGTTGAACTATCTATGTACACCAGTTCACTGATAAATCCTTTAATTTATGCATATTACAATAGAGCTTTCCGTAGAGAACTTCAAATATTGCTCTGCATGAAATGTAGCTACGATCGCAAGAAGTCAGCTCCTAACATAATCAACATTAAACTAGACTGA